From one Pontibacillus sp. HMF3514 genomic stretch:
- the nusB gene encoding transcription antitermination factor NusB: protein MNRHTAREKAFQAIFQMDINEMTAEEAIQNVTEDEPVHDTFLNQLVIGVVDNRDAIDQKISDHLEKWSFERIASVEKTLLRLATYELTYEEEIPEKVTLNEAIELAKAFGDDKSGSFINGVLKKMLK, encoded by the coding sequence ATGAATCGTCACACAGCAAGAGAGAAAGCTTTTCAGGCAATTTTTCAAATGGATATCAATGAAATGACTGCAGAGGAAGCGATTCAAAATGTAACAGAGGACGAGCCTGTTCATGATACATTTTTGAATCAACTTGTGATAGGTGTTGTAGACAATCGTGATGCCATTGATCAAAAGATTTCAGATCACCTTGAAAAATGGTCTTTCGAACGAATTGCTTCTGTAGAAAAAACATTGCTACGATTAGCTACGTATGAATTAACCTATGAGGAAGAAATTCCAGAAAAGGTTACGTTAAACGAAGCCATCGAGTTAGCCAAGGCATTCGGGGATGACAAGTCTGGAAGCTTTATTAATGGAGTTCTTAAAAAAATGCTTAAATAA
- a CDS encoding TlyA family RNA methyltransferase, with amino-acid sequence MPKKVRLDTLLVERGLIETREKAKRSIMAGLVFSENIKMDKPGVKVDEAIPLHIKGKAIPYVSRGGLKLEKAIKTFDLSLEGKILIDIGSSTGGFTDCAFQNGAIQSYAIDVGYNQLDWKLRNDERVTVMERTNFRYVTPEDLTEGTPNVASIDVSFISLKLILPVLATLIEEGGDVVALIKPQFEAGREQVGKKGIVRDPKVHKHVLQNILDFAVEKGFSVEEVTYSPITGGDGNIEFLAHLRWSGKEGILNPDVEVERIVQEAHEAHS; translated from the coding sequence ATGCCAAAGAAAGTAAGACTTGATACCCTCCTCGTTGAACGAGGTTTAATTGAAACGAGAGAAAAGGCTAAACGAAGCATTATGGCTGGTTTAGTATTCTCAGAAAACATCAAGATGGACAAACCTGGTGTAAAGGTTGATGAAGCCATTCCACTTCATATTAAAGGAAAAGCTATTCCTTATGTGAGCCGAGGTGGGTTAAAGCTTGAAAAGGCGATTAAAACCTTTGACCTTTCTCTTGAGGGCAAAATTTTAATTGATATCGGATCCTCAACTGGAGGTTTTACCGATTGTGCTTTTCAAAATGGTGCCATTCAAAGTTACGCGATTGATGTCGGCTACAATCAACTGGATTGGAAGCTAAGGAATGATGAACGTGTAACCGTAATGGAACGCACAAACTTTCGTTATGTAACACCAGAGGATTTAACAGAAGGAACACCAAATGTTGCATCAATTGATGTTTCCTTCATTTCCTTAAAGCTAATCTTACCTGTACTTGCGACACTTATTGAAGAGGGTGGAGATGTAGTTGCCCTTATTAAGCCCCAATTTGAAGCGGGTAGAGAACAGGTTGGTAAAAAAGGGATTGTTCGGGATCCAAAAGTTCATAAACATGTACTGCAAAATATTTTAGATTTTGCAGTTGAAAAAGGGTTTTCTGTGGAAGAAGTTACGTATTCACCGATTACCGGGGGCGATGGTAATATTGAATTCTTGGCCCATTTACGATGGAGTGGGAAAGAAGGAATCTTAAACCCTGATGTCGAAGTGGAACGTATCGTACAAGAAGCTCACGAAGCCCATTCATAA
- the dxs gene encoding 1-deoxy-D-xylulose-5-phosphate synthase has translation MDLNEIQDPSFLKECSNEELEKLASTVRNFLIEKLSVTGGHLGANLGVVELTLALHKVFNSPEDKFVWDVGHQSYIHKILTGRTGQFDTLRQYQGLCGFPKRNESEHDVWETGHSSTSLSAAMGMAIARDMKGEDNSIVPIIGDGALTGGMALEALNHIGDEKKNVVVILNDNEMSIAHNVGALHNVLGRMRSAHKYHWMKDEMEWLLKRIPAVGGRLATVAERMKDSMKYFMVPGMFFEELGFTYYGPVDGHNFEDLFENLEYAKKTEGPVLVHVMTQKGKGYHPAETDQKDKWHGVGPYKIESGEKIKATDAPPAWSDVISESLRVIARKDNRLAVITPAMILGSKLEKFKEEFPDRLFDVGIAEQHATTLSAGMATQGMKPFLAIYSTFLQRGYDQLVHDVCRQNLNVMFGIDRAGLVGADGETHQGVFDVAFLRSLPNMTLMMPKDENEGQHMVQTAMEYDDGPIGIRYPRGNGLGVEMDKELKSIPIGSWEVLKEGKDAAILTFGTTIPMALEASKELESQGLSVRVINARFIKPMDEAMLHDLMDMNMPILTIEEAVLKGGFGSGVLEFAEENKCHNQTIERMGIPDRYIEHGSVKELYNEIGLTKDEIMKRLKQLIPEKKQRA, from the coding sequence ATGGATCTAAACGAGATACAAGACCCGTCATTTTTAAAAGAATGCTCGAATGAAGAACTAGAAAAGTTAGCCTCTACTGTGAGAAACTTTTTAATTGAAAAGCTTTCTGTTACAGGTGGTCACTTAGGTGCCAACTTGGGAGTAGTCGAGTTAACGCTTGCTCTTCATAAAGTATTTAACAGCCCAGAGGACAAGTTTGTCTGGGATGTGGGTCATCAATCTTATATACACAAGATTTTAACAGGTCGTACAGGCCAATTTGATACACTGCGTCAATATCAGGGCCTTTGCGGCTTTCCAAAGCGCAATGAAAGTGAGCATGATGTATGGGAAACAGGACATAGCTCAACTTCATTATCAGCGGCTATGGGTATGGCGATTGCTCGTGATATGAAAGGTGAGGACAACTCCATTGTTCCCATTATAGGAGATGGAGCTCTCACAGGTGGTATGGCGCTTGAAGCGTTAAACCATATCGGAGACGAGAAGAAAAATGTAGTGGTTATTTTAAATGATAATGAAATGTCAATTGCTCACAATGTTGGTGCATTGCACAACGTATTAGGGCGCATGAGAAGTGCACATAAATATCACTGGATGAAAGATGAAATGGAATGGTTGCTCAAACGTATTCCAGCTGTAGGTGGACGTCTTGCAACGGTTGCTGAGCGTATGAAAGATAGCATGAAGTATTTCATGGTTCCTGGAATGTTCTTCGAAGAACTCGGGTTTACCTATTATGGACCGGTAGATGGGCATAACTTTGAGGATTTATTTGAAAACCTTGAGTATGCAAAGAAAACAGAAGGACCTGTACTCGTGCATGTTATGACGCAAAAAGGTAAAGGATATCACCCTGCTGAAACGGATCAAAAAGATAAGTGGCACGGTGTTGGTCCTTATAAGATTGAATCAGGTGAGAAAATCAAGGCAACAGATGCTCCTCCTGCTTGGAGTGATGTCATTAGTGAATCCTTACGTGTTATTGCACGTAAAGACAATCGACTTGCTGTCATTACACCTGCAATGATTCTTGGATCTAAGCTTGAAAAGTTTAAAGAAGAATTCCCAGACCGTTTATTTGATGTTGGGATTGCAGAACAGCATGCAACTACGTTATCTGCTGGCATGGCAACACAAGGTATGAAGCCATTTCTAGCGATATATTCAACGTTTTTACAACGTGGATATGACCAACTCGTTCACGATGTGTGCCGCCAAAACCTGAATGTGATGTTTGGTATTGACCGTGCAGGACTCGTTGGCGCAGATGGTGAAACGCACCAAGGCGTTTTCGATGTTGCCTTTTTACGTTCCTTACCAAACATGACGCTCATGATGCCTAAGGATGAAAATGAAGGCCAGCACATGGTTCAGACAGCAATGGAGTATGATGATGGTCCGATCGGAATTCGTTACCCAAGAGGTAATGGTTTAGGCGTAGAAATGGATAAAGAATTGAAGAGCATTCCTATTGGTTCTTGGGAAGTACTTAAAGAAGGTAAAGATGCAGCGATTTTAACGTTTGGTACAACAATCCCAATGGCTCTTGAAGCAAGTAAAGAACTTGAAAGCCAGGGCTTATCGGTTCGTGTCATTAATGCTCGATTTATTAAACCAATGGATGAAGCGATGCTACACGATCTAATGGACATGAATATGCCTATATTAACGATAGAAGAAGCCGTTCTTAAAGGTGGTTTTGGTAGTGGTGTTCTTGAATTCGCTGAAGAGAATAAGTGCCATAACCAGACGATTGAACGCATGGGTATCCCAGATCGTTATATCGAACATGGTAGCGTCAAAGAACTTTACAACGAAATCGGCCTGACAAAAGATGAGATCATGAAGCGTTTGAAACAGTTAATACCAGAAAAAAAGCAAAGGGCTTGA
- a CDS encoding exodeoxyribonuclease VII small subunit: MSDKEVQQEELSFEEAMKQLEELVDKLEEGDVPLEKAITYYQEGMKLSKMCNDKLMHVEKQMKQIMNEQGEFESFSVQGEEDSD; this comes from the coding sequence ATGAGTGATAAAGAAGTCCAACAGGAAGAACTCAGTTTTGAAGAAGCAATGAAACAATTAGAAGAACTAGTAGATAAGCTTGAAGAGGGAGATGTACCTCTTGAAAAGGCAATTACTTATTATCAAGAAGGCATGAAGCTTTCGAAAATGTGTAATGATAAATTAATGCATGTGGAAAAACAAATGAAACAAATCATGAACGAACAAGGTGAATTTGAGTCTTTCTCTGTCCAGGGGGAAGAAGATAGTGACTAA
- the xseA gene encoding exodeoxyribonuclease VII large subunit codes for MQDRYLTVSALTKYIKRKFESDPHLKEVFLRGEISNFKHHSRGHMYLTIKDDKSRVNAVMFAGYNRYMKFTPENGMNVLIRGEIGVYEPHGQYQLYIHQMEPDGLGALYLAYEELKKKLTTEGLFDDHLKKPLPSYPRSIAVLTSPTGAAVRDILTTIDRRYPNVRVTVFPVLVQGQNAKTSIVQAIEKVNELNDYDVMIVGRGGGSIEELWAFNEEVVARAIAASDIPIISAVGHETDFTISDFVADYRAPTPTGAAEVAVPSQAEVAERIQNLRRRVQNVMDVQMNQAKEKLAQKQKSYAFRYPEQLMRQKEQELDRMYDQLQKASVQFMNQNQNDLTNIQKRLQQQHPEKSLRLAKQELVQTTKRMNRAMQQETKSKMQTYHELISKLTLLNPLETIKRGYAIPYSEQGTVVKSIRDVQPGDPMQVKVQDGVLDCQVWGMEEEDQNE; via the coding sequence GTGCAAGACCGATATTTAACTGTTTCAGCTTTAACTAAATACATTAAACGAAAATTTGAGAGTGATCCTCATTTAAAAGAAGTATTTCTTAGAGGGGAAATATCGAATTTTAAGCATCATAGCCGTGGTCATATGTATCTAACAATCAAAGATGATAAGTCACGAGTCAATGCTGTTATGTTTGCAGGCTACAATCGTTATATGAAGTTCACACCTGAGAACGGAATGAATGTGTTAATTCGCGGTGAAATCGGGGTCTATGAACCTCATGGTCAATACCAGCTTTATATACATCAAATGGAACCAGACGGGCTTGGAGCTCTTTATTTAGCATATGAAGAACTGAAGAAAAAGCTAACGACTGAGGGATTATTTGATGATCATCTGAAGAAGCCACTACCATCTTACCCTCGTTCTATCGCCGTTTTAACCTCTCCAACTGGAGCAGCTGTTCGTGATATTTTAACAACGATTGATCGACGCTATCCAAATGTACGTGTAACCGTGTTCCCTGTTCTCGTTCAGGGTCAAAACGCTAAGACATCGATCGTTCAGGCCATTGAAAAAGTGAATGAACTAAACGATTACGATGTTATGATCGTTGGACGTGGAGGTGGCTCAATTGAAGAGCTTTGGGCGTTTAACGAAGAAGTTGTAGCAAGAGCCATTGCTGCATCTGATATCCCTATTATTTCTGCGGTCGGACACGAAACAGACTTCACAATTAGTGATTTTGTAGCTGACTATAGAGCACCAACCCCAACAGGTGCTGCAGAAGTAGCCGTACCATCTCAGGCTGAAGTTGCAGAACGGATTCAAAACCTAAGACGTCGTGTACAAAACGTTATGGATGTTCAGATGAACCAGGCTAAAGAAAAACTGGCTCAAAAACAAAAATCATACGCTTTTCGTTATCCTGAACAACTGATGCGTCAAAAAGAACAAGAGCTTGATCGGATGTATGACCAATTACAAAAAGCTTCTGTTCAATTTATGAATCAAAACCAGAATGATTTAACGAACATACAAAAACGTTTGCAACAACAACACCCTGAAAAATCTTTACGATTGGCAAAACAGGAGCTAGTTCAAACAACGAAACGAATGAATCGTGCCATGCAGCAAGAAACGAAATCAAAAATGCAAACGTATCATGAACTGATTAGTAAATTGACATTGTTAAATCCATTGGAAACGATAAAACGTGGCTATGCGATTCCTTATTCTGAGCAAGGAACAGTCGTAAAATCCATTCGTGATGTTCAACCTGGTGATCCAATGCAGGTGAAAGTACAAGATGGTGTTTTAGATTGCCAAGTTTGGGGAATGGAAGAGGAGGATCAAAATGAGTGA
- the spoIVB gene encoding SpoIVB peptidase, translating into MNSLNVTEICRKTIGILLLLVLLIAPFLKPVQTYLSIPNDITLFKGQTQEHIPTLASGTMKVKAGDKIVSQQANALMGNDVGDSSVIYEMAGLPVKKVNVKVLDDFKVIPGGQSIGVKLNTLGVLVVGHHLVQTETGNVSPGEKAEIKVGDMIIKINGQDIKEMKEVAPFVEEAGKANEALDVTVKRNDKTFETKLTPKYDQKDEKYRIGLYIRDSAAGIGTMTFYHPESKKYGALGHVISDMDTKKPIEINKGTIVRSNVTSIDKGSNGVPGEKHARFSNQSDRIGSITRNSPFGIFGELDSRIDNGIMDKPMPIALSHQVKEGPAQILTVVNGEKVQKFDVEIVTSVPQKFPATKGMIVKITDPKLLKHTGGIVQGMSGSPIIQDGKVIGAVTHVFVNDPTSGYGVHIEWMLNEAGINIYETKRKKAS; encoded by the coding sequence GTGAACAGCTTGAATGTAACAGAAATATGCCGTAAGACAATAGGTATCTTGCTCCTATTAGTACTTCTCATTGCACCGTTTCTTAAGCCAGTACAAACGTATTTGTCCATCCCTAATGATATCACCCTGTTCAAAGGTCAAACACAAGAGCACATTCCCACATTAGCTTCAGGAACCATGAAAGTAAAAGCAGGAGACAAAATTGTTTCCCAACAAGCAAATGCATTAATGGGGAATGACGTTGGAGACAGTTCCGTTATTTATGAAATGGCCGGACTGCCTGTAAAAAAAGTCAATGTGAAAGTGTTAGATGACTTTAAGGTGATCCCTGGAGGACAATCAATAGGTGTTAAATTAAATACACTAGGTGTTCTCGTTGTAGGCCACCACTTGGTTCAAACAGAAACAGGTAATGTATCTCCAGGTGAAAAAGCAGAAATTAAAGTTGGAGATATGATCATTAAAATAAATGGTCAAGATATTAAAGAAATGAAGGAAGTAGCACCATTTGTAGAAGAAGCCGGTAAGGCAAATGAAGCATTAGATGTAACCGTAAAGCGTAATGACAAAACATTCGAAACAAAATTAACGCCAAAATACGATCAAAAAGATGAAAAATACCGTATTGGGCTTTATATCCGAGACTCAGCAGCAGGTATTGGAACGATGACGTTCTACCACCCTGAGTCAAAAAAATATGGTGCCCTTGGTCATGTTATCTCTGATATGGATACGAAAAAACCAATTGAGATTAACAAAGGCACAATTGTTCGATCGAACGTCACTTCTATTGATAAAGGAAGTAATGGTGTTCCGGGAGAGAAACACGCCCGATTTTCAAATCAATCGGATCGCATTGGATCCATCACCCGAAATAGTCCTTTTGGAATTTTCGGTGAGTTAGATAGTCGAATTGATAATGGGATCATGGATAAGCCAATGCCTATTGCATTATCCCATCAGGTAAAAGAAGGACCTGCGCAAATTCTAACCGTTGTGAACGGTGAAAAAGTTCAAAAATTCGATGTAGAAATCGTAACATCCGTTCCACAAAAGTTCCCAGCAACTAAAGGAATGATTGTAAAAATCACAGACCCTAAATTGCTAAAGCATACAGGTGGCATTGTACAAGGAATGAGTGGTAGCCCGATTATTCAAGATGGAAAAGTCATCGGCGCTGTAACTCACGTATTTGTTAACGATCCAACATCAGGTTATGGCGTTCACATTGAATGGATGCTAAACGAAGCAGGGATCAACATTTACGAAACAAAACGAAAAAAAGCAAGTTAA
- the recN gene encoding DNA repair protein RecN, which produces MLAELSIKDFAIIDEVSITFREGLTVLTGETGAGKSIIIDAIQLLAGGRGSAEFVRYGTKKAEIEGLFFIEDHQHKAYDKAQLFGVDIAEDGMLVLNRTISSNGKSICRVNGKLVTLAILKEFGQSLIDIHTQHETQSLMDVERHIELLDLYDRNQIIPAKDDYQDLYKEFESLKKRHKELSENEQEMAQRLDLLEFQYQELEQANLQPGEDERLTEERNRMANYEKIFKGLNDSYHALYGEQKALDWLSHALSSLESAKDYDDDIATKVEELSNHYYLVEELAHSMRNQLDTMEYNEDELNSIESRLNEINRLKKKYGESVDDIIEYASRIEDEIDQIKNKDTHVAKLDQEIKGKAEDVALEAKHLHDLRVQASKSLTDSIHEELKDLYLDKAAFGVDFQTTNGSETDPLIDGKHVKVGPKGYDIVKFMITTNPGEPLKDIHKVASGGELSRFMLALKRIFSKHQGVTSVIFDEVDTGVSGRVAQAMAEKIYGISASSSQVLCISHLPQVAAMADTHLYIRKEVEDDRTKTIVDELSDEHKTEELARMISGAEMTDTTKEHAKELLTLADNTKEQYA; this is translated from the coding sequence GTGTTAGCTGAATTATCCATAAAGGATTTTGCAATTATTGATGAAGTGTCCATCACTTTTCGAGAAGGTTTAACAGTGCTTACAGGTGAAACGGGAGCAGGTAAATCCATCATTATTGATGCGATTCAACTGTTGGCTGGCGGCAGAGGTTCAGCTGAATTTGTACGATATGGGACGAAAAAGGCTGAAATTGAAGGTTTGTTTTTTATAGAGGATCATCAACATAAAGCTTATGATAAAGCGCAACTATTCGGTGTAGATATTGCTGAAGATGGGATGCTTGTTTTAAATCGTACAATAAGTTCCAATGGCAAAAGCATTTGTCGTGTAAATGGAAAATTGGTAACCCTTGCGATCCTAAAAGAATTTGGGCAATCATTAATTGATATACATACCCAACATGAGACCCAATCCTTAATGGATGTCGAGCGTCACATTGAATTATTGGACTTATATGATCGAAATCAAATCATACCAGCTAAAGATGACTATCAAGACTTATATAAAGAGTTCGAATCATTAAAAAAACGACATAAAGAATTAAGCGAAAACGAACAAGAAATGGCTCAGCGATTGGACTTATTGGAGTTCCAATACCAAGAACTCGAACAAGCTAATCTCCAGCCCGGAGAAGACGAACGCTTAACAGAAGAACGAAATCGTATGGCGAACTACGAAAAGATCTTCAAAGGCTTAAATGACTCCTATCACGCTTTGTATGGTGAACAAAAAGCATTAGATTGGTTGTCACATGCTTTATCATCTCTTGAAAGTGCAAAGGATTATGATGATGACATTGCCACTAAGGTTGAAGAACTCTCCAATCATTATTATCTTGTCGAAGAGCTCGCTCATTCTATGCGTAATCAGTTAGATACAATGGAATATAACGAAGATGAATTGAACTCCATTGAATCAAGGCTGAATGAAATCAATCGTTTGAAGAAAAAATATGGCGAAAGCGTTGATGACATCATTGAATATGCTTCCCGTATTGAAGATGAAATTGATCAAATTAAAAATAAAGACACGCATGTAGCCAAACTGGATCAAGAGATTAAGGGAAAAGCGGAGGATGTAGCATTAGAAGCTAAACACTTACATGATCTTCGCGTACAAGCCTCTAAAAGCCTTACAGATTCTATTCATGAGGAATTAAAGGATCTCTATTTAGATAAAGCAGCTTTTGGTGTGGATTTTCAAACAACAAATGGATCTGAAACGGATCCTTTAATTGACGGAAAACATGTCAAAGTTGGACCAAAAGGCTACGATATTGTGAAATTTATGATTACGACCAATCCAGGTGAACCGTTAAAAGACATTCATAAAGTAGCAAGTGGTGGTGAGTTATCTCGCTTCATGCTAGCTCTTAAACGGATCTTTTCTAAACACCAAGGTGTAACAAGTGTGATTTTTGATGAGGTCGATACAGGCGTCAGCGGACGTGTTGCGCAAGCTATGGCTGAAAAAATATATGGAATTTCAGCTTCCTCATCTCAAGTACTCTGTATTTCGCATTTACCCCAAGTAGCAGCGATGGCAGATACACATCTTTATATACGTAAAGAAGTAGAAGATGACCGCACAAAAACAATTGTCGATGAGCTGTCTGATGAACATAAAACAGAAGAACTAGCTCGTATGATTAGTGGTGCAGAAATGACAGACACTACAAAAGAACACGCCAAAGAACTTTTAACTCTGGCGGATAATACCAAAGAACAATACGCATAA
- the ahrC gene encoding transcriptional regulator AhrC/ArgR, with product MNKGQRHIKIRELIAENDIETQDELVDRLKSLGYNVTQATVSRDIKELHLVKVPMVDGRYKYSLPADQRFNPFEKLKRLMIDAFVRIDTAGHFIVMKTLPGNANAIGALIDNLEWDEILGTICGDDTCMIICRTEDDSVQIRDRFLDML from the coding sequence ATGAACAAAGGACAACGGCATATCAAGATAAGAGAACTTATTGCTGAAAATGATATCGAAACACAAGATGAGTTAGTGGATCGACTCAAAAGCTTAGGCTACAATGTAACTCAAGCTACGGTTTCCCGTGATATTAAAGAACTCCATTTGGTTAAAGTGCCTATGGTAGATGGCAGATATAAGTATAGCCTACCAGCTGATCAGCGCTTTAACCCTTTTGAGAAACTAAAACGACTTATGATTGATGCATTTGTAAGAATTGATACAGCGGGTCATTTTATCGTTATGAAGACATTACCCGGAAATGCGAATGCGATCGGCGCATTAATTGATAATTTAGAATGGGATGAGATTTTAGGAACGATCTGTGGAGACGATACTTGTATGATCATTTGTCGTACAGAGGATGATTCGGTTCAAATTCGTGATCGATTCCTGGATATGCTCTAA
- a CDS encoding polyprenyl synthetase family protein, protein MTNTLTDYISGYMDTINQQLEQFVYSLQVPERLRDSMLYSIQAGGKRIRPILLLMACEAYGGSPNRALPVGCAVEMVHTYSLIHDDLPAMDNDDIRRGMPTNHKKFDDATAILAGDGLLTASFFAITNHDLLQDEEKVYLSRELSKASGAEGMVAGQMLDMEAENQELTVAKLEEIHKHKTGELLRFSAVAGAYVGGANQSQLQSIEKYARHLGLLFQVQDDILDVIGDEEEMGKPVGSDENNSKSTYPQLLGLQGAIDKRDYYASQAKEALKEAGVDSTLLEEFIDYIQHRKK, encoded by the coding sequence GTGACTAATACGTTAACGGATTATATCAGTGGTTACATGGACACGATTAATCAACAGTTAGAACAATTCGTCTACTCGCTACAAGTGCCTGAGCGCTTACGAGATTCGATGTTGTATTCCATTCAGGCAGGCGGAAAACGAATTCGCCCCATTTTACTTCTCATGGCTTGTGAAGCTTATGGAGGATCGCCTAACCGTGCCCTACCAGTAGGCTGTGCTGTAGAGATGGTACATACCTATTCGCTTATTCATGATGATTTGCCGGCTATGGATAATGATGATATCCGAAGAGGTATGCCAACTAATCATAAAAAATTTGATGATGCAACAGCTATTTTAGCAGGTGACGGTTTACTAACAGCTTCTTTTTTCGCTATTACGAATCATGACCTTTTGCAAGATGAAGAGAAAGTCTATCTTAGTAGGGAGCTTTCCAAGGCAAGTGGAGCAGAAGGTATGGTAGCTGGTCAAATGCTTGATATGGAAGCAGAAAACCAAGAATTGACTGTTGCAAAGCTTGAAGAGATCCATAAGCACAAAACAGGCGAGTTACTTCGTTTTTCAGCGGTTGCTGGAGCTTACGTTGGTGGAGCGAATCAAAGTCAATTACAATCCATTGAAAAATATGCAAGACATCTTGGCTTACTTTTTCAGGTACAGGATGACATTTTAGATGTAATTGGCGATGAAGAAGAGATGGGGAAACCTGTTGGTAGTGATGAAAACAATTCTAAAAGTACGTATCCTCAGCTTTTAGGGCTTCAAGGTGCCATTGATAAAAGGGACTACTATGCTAGTCAAGCAAAAGAAGCTTTGAAGGAAGCAGGCGTCGATAGTACGCTTTTAGAGGAATTTATTGACTACATTCAGCATCGAAAGAAATAA
- a CDS encoding Asp23/Gls24 family envelope stress response protein: MSENHLLSVGEGSNLGEVEIAPEVIEVIAGIAASEVAGVAEMRGNFATGVAERLGKKNHGKGVKVELAEDGIVLDIYVVMDFGISIPKTAQKIQDNTRQALKNMTALEIKEINVHIVGVQMDKEEEEEELPEE, translated from the coding sequence ATGAGTGAAAATCATTTATTAAGTGTTGGTGAAGGGTCAAACTTAGGTGAAGTTGAGATTGCTCCGGAAGTGATTGAAGTCATCGCAGGTATTGCTGCTTCCGAAGTTGCCGGCGTCGCTGAAATGCGTGGAAACTTCGCAACAGGTGTAGCCGAGCGCTTAGGTAAGAAAAACCACGGTAAAGGTGTAAAGGTTGAATTAGCTGAAGATGGCATCGTCCTTGATATCTATGTCGTGATGGACTTTGGTATTTCCATTCCAAAAACAGCTCAAAAAATTCAAGATAATACACGTCAAGCCCTTAAGAATATGACTGCTCTTGAGATTAAAGAGATTAATGTTCATATTGTTGGGGTTCAAATGGATAAAGAAGAGGAAGAAGAAGAACTGCCAGAAGAATAA
- the folD gene encoding bifunctional methylenetetrahydrofolate dehydrogenase/methenyltetrahydrofolate cyclohydrolase FolD has translation MSAEIIYGRELSNNIRERMTDEVAELKKLDVIPQLTVVIVGNDPASLSYVRGKEKASNSIGMDSNLIELPENTTQEKLLELIHELNVDPSIHGILVQLPLPDHINEDVVIETITPEKDVDGFHPVNIGRMMAEKDTFLPCTPLGILTMLKEKNIKIEGKHAVVLGRSRIVGKPIGQILLNENATVTYCHSRTHNLKEMTKQADILIVAVGKPGFVTGDYVKEGATVIDVGINRIEDGSLTGDVDFESAKERAAYITPVPRGVGPMTITMLLQNTIKAARQLNEISQRSS, from the coding sequence ATGTCAGCAGAAATCATCTATGGTCGTGAACTTTCGAACAACATCCGAGAACGTATGACAGATGAAGTTGCAGAGTTAAAGAAGCTTGATGTAATACCTCAATTAACGGTTGTAATTGTAGGAAATGATCCAGCTTCTCTTTCCTATGTAAGAGGGAAAGAAAAAGCGTCTAACAGTATTGGCATGGACTCTAACTTAATTGAACTACCTGAGAATACAACCCAGGAGAAATTATTGGAATTAATTCATGAATTAAATGTTGATCCATCCATTCATGGTATTCTGGTGCAATTACCTCTTCCTGACCACATAAATGAAGATGTGGTTATCGAGACAATTACCCCAGAAAAAGATGTGGACGGCTTCCACCCAGTAAATATTGGACGTATGATGGCAGAGAAGGACACATTTCTACCATGTACCCCACTCGGCATTTTAACGATGTTGAAAGAGAAAAATATTAAAATCGAAGGTAAACATGCCGTTGTGCTAGGCCGTAGTCGTATCGTTGGTAAACCAATTGGCCAAATCTTGTTAAATGAAAACGCTACTGTGACGTATTGTCATTCTCGAACGCACAATCTCAAAGAAATGACAAAACAAGCAGATATTTTAATTGTGGCTGTTGGGAAGCCTGGTTTTGTTACAGGCGACTACGTAAAAGAAGGTGCAACCGTTATTGATGTTGGAATCAACCGCATTGAAGATGGATCTCTTACTGGAGATGTAGATTTTGAATCAGCTAAGGAGCGTGCGGCATACATAACTCCAGTTCCTAGAGGTGTTGGGCCAATGACGATTACCATGCTTTTACAAAACACAATTAAAGCAGCTAGACAGCTTAATGAAATCTCACAAAGGAGTTCATAA